GTTGTTATCAGATAAGTATCCAAATGAAAATACGGTCGAGAGAATAAACAATTTGAATTTGCCGAATGTGAATTATTTAAGTAATTCAGTTGACGCGTCAAAGATAGAGAATATACCAAATGGGCTAAAAACAATGATTGCAAGCTTCCATCACATGAAACCAAAAGTTGCCAAACAAATACTTAAATCAGCGGAAAAAAATAGAGAACCGATTTTAATTTATGAAATAGCAGAGAATAATATCCCATTTATCCTATGGTGTCTCATGCTTCCAATTTCTTTGATTATATTGGTGTTAATGTCCCTATTTATGACTACATTAGTTAGGCCATTAACCTACATTCAAATAATTTTCACGTATATAATTCCACTTATCCCTTTGGTGTATGCTTGGGATGGTCAGGCTTCTCTCATGAGAACTTACACGATTAAAGACATAGAAAGTATGATTGGGCAATGCAATGATGAATCATATATCTGGGAAGTTAGGAAGGTAAATAAAAAGAATGGGAAAAAAGCGGGATATTACATTTTCGGTTATAGTAAAAGATAATACACCCTACAACAAATTGTATGTGTTCAAGTCTGGCAAAAGCCCGACATGCCACAATCGCAGACTACCGCTGTGCCAGATGTTGACAATTTTTGATTTTCAACAGTCTATGTTCAACTTCTTTAAAAAAGTTTTGACACCGGCTAACATAGAGATGAATGCAGAAGGAGTAAATCCTACTTTGCAACTACATCACAGACATGGGACACTGAGATATGCATGAGGAAGTAAAGGGCTTTTCCAAATCAGGTACATAAAGACGTATAAAAATAAGTCTCTGGCTTGCACATAAGTCAGGGAAACAGACGTTGTTCGGGAAAACCACAATGCAACAAAACCCCAACCAACATCAATAAATTCAGGAAGTTTCGTAACTTTACAAATTAGCGGCACTATTCAGATGGAATTTATTATATTCCTATACAACCAATGCATTCACGTTTTACTTCATTTTGATAACAAGAACTAAAGTTACTGTCATGCAAAAGTTATTATTTTTTATTTTATTTTTATTTCTTATAGTTAGCACCAACGCACAAGAACAGACTTCTCCTATTCTGTTTATTTACGATGCCAGTGGTTCTATGTGGGGACAAATGGATGGGAAAACAAAAAAAGAAATCGCCTCCGACGTATTAGCTTCTACGATTGGTAATTTACCCGAAAATCAAAATATCGGCTTGATTGCATATGGCCACAGAAAAAAGAGCGATTGTGATGATATAGAATTTATAGTGGATCTATCAAACAGTTCAAAAACTAAAGTTGTCAGCGCTGTAAAAGGCATTAACCCGACTGGTAAAACACCTTTGTCACGAAGTGCTTCCATGGCGATCAATTTTCTTAAAGACAACAATACCAAAGCCACCATTATATTGATCACCGATGGAATAGAATCCTGCGATGGCGATATTTGTAAAGTAGTCACAGATGCAATAGCCGAAGGCATCAATTTTAAACTGCATATTGTAGGCTTTGGATTAAAAGATGGCGAAAAAGATCAAATTAAGTGTGCTGCAAAAGAAGGCAAAGGCAACTACTACGATGCAACTGATGCGACAGGCTTAGGCGATGTGCTAACCGAAGCAACGGTTCAAACGGTAGATAAGCCTGATCCCAACTTTACAGTGTACGCCATTAAAAACAGTCAACCGGTCGATGCCTGGGTTAAATTGAAAAATATGGCTTCCAAAAAAGAAGTCATGGGCTCCAGGACATACAGGGATACAGCCAGAGTATATCTTCCTCCGGGAGACTATGAAGCAGAAATAAAACCATTGGAGCATTCTGACATCCCGGCTATCACAATTGTAGTCACCATAAAAGAGGGGGAATCCAAACATCAGGATGTAAGTTTTGATGGCGGAACCCTAGAAGTTTCCACAACAAATAATGGCGAACCATGGGATGCGATGGTTAGTATGTATGAAAAAAATACCGGCAAAGTAGCTGCCAATACTAGAACCTATGGCAAAACAAAGCAAATGGAAGTCCCTGCAGGAAAGTATAAAATAACTTACCAAGCGTTGAATATGGAGGGCATAGAAATATACACGGAGGTTGACAATGTGGAAATAAAAGGCAACGCAATAAATTCTGTATCGCATGATTTCAAAAGTGGCATTGCTATGATTGGTGTCAAATCTAAAAGTGGAGAGCTTATAGATGCTACAGTAAATTTCTTCGAAAAAACTACCGGCAAAAATGTGGCAGGTGCCAGAACCTATACATCCAAAAGCAGCAATCCGAAAAAATTTATTTTAAGTCCGGGTACATATACTGTAAAAATTGTGACGCTAGGTGCTCATAAAGGCAATTCAGATACATTTTCAATTACAGTAAAAGAAGGAGAAACTGTTGAAAAAATAATGACCTATTAATTATGGCAAATCGTATGCTTAAACCATATAGTTTTCTGTTTTATCTTCTGTCGCTTACTTTTTCTTTTTTTGTTGGCATACTGATAGCCGGCTTAGTGAACGCAGGTAAAGGGCAAATGCTCGCTGCCGGCGCAATAGTATTAAGTTATGGTGTAATAAGTGCAGGAATTGGGCTGATCCTTACATTATTCCTAGCTTACAAAACCAACAGTAAATTCATCATCACAAGCAATTTTGTTTTGTTAATTTCTATTGCTGTACTTTGGACATATTTCTATAAACAATATAGGGACAGAACAAATGAAAAAAAGCAAGATAGGCACACAATGGTACCACCTAATCAATTTGTTAGCTCGGCTGCTGAAGTAATACCTATTTATTATCTCGCAGAACAAAACCGGCCGATTGTTAATCTAATGGGATTAGGCATGTTTTCGCCTAATATGTTTGAAAACAAAGTTCTTTACTTTTATGGTAATTTGAATATGGAAAAGCCTTTGATAGAACACACTCCTACAGATAGTATAACCTTTAAAGAGGGCTCACATGGAAGTTTTGATATAGCTACTGCCCCGCCCTATTTAGTTCCTGAACACTTAAAATTGGATTATGACATCTTATACTTTAAAGTAGTTTCTGTTACAGATGATTTTCTTGAAGTAATAGTGAATACATCAACACAACATACTACTTTTGTCAACAAACGTGCAGGCACATTTAAATATTGGCCTGAGTTTTTCCTAAGTGTTAATAGTGTAGAATTTATTAATCCGGAGTATCAAGAAATTTACATCAAACCTTTAGAGCATGCAGCAACAGTTAACCTGTCTTACAGTTTTATGCGACCACTGAAAGTCCGGGAGGATTGGATGTATGTTCTGCTGTTAGATGATGATTTTAATAAAAAAGGACTTGGCTGGATCAAATGGAGAGAAGAAGGTAAATTTCTTATTAGTTACTCTCTTCTAAGCTGAATGACATGATATCATATTCCGGTGAGGTCTTCATTGTTCTGCAACTGCTGAAGTGAAAAACTTGTATTGACGATATAACAATACAAAAAGCATAATATTAAATAATTGGTTTTTAGAATACTTAGATTCAATTCATGAATGCAACTTTGTGGCTGGTCATAAACAGAAAATGTTAAAGGGGAAGGCAGTTATCAGGTTGGAGTAAAAAATGAGAAAAAAATGAAACTCTGCAAGATTTAATGGCAATTGTATTGCAATAAAAATAATTGTGCCTTTCCTTTTTAACTAAAAAAAGAATAATATTGCCCGACAAAAACTTTACTCTATAAAGGTATTAGTGGTAAATTGAAACTTTGTTCTCTGAAATCCCCCACTATAGCAACAACAAAACCAATTTTCTCCTGCCTCATGCAAATTTAATTTGCAATATGCGCTGTCATAATTAACCGCTCTTATTAATCCTTCTTCGATTGTAACTAAGCAGTTTGCGCACTATTTTTGGGACACCGCTAAGAGGCAGAAGTGCCGGTTTTTTACCTTCTGTATTTATCTACATTTCCCTAAAAAGCGGTCAGATTAAAGAAGTATCGGGTTTGCATTGCTTGGTGATTGGGTAAATATGGTTACTTTTGCAGGGAATTCAGAACCAATAAAAATACCTTAACAAGTAATTTACACACAAAACCAAATATAATGGCAACCTACGATTTAATTGTAATTGGCAGCGGCCCGGGAGGCTATGTTGCTGCAATCAGGGCAGCACAATTGGGAATGAACGTGGCAGTAGTTGAACGCGAATCTCTGGGCGGAATATGCCTTAACTGGGGATGTATCCCAACAAAAGCCTTGTTGAAAAGCGCTCAGGTATTCGAATACATCAAACATGCCGACAGTTTTGGCATCTCATTGTCCGGTGCAACTCCCGATTTCAAAAAAATGATTACCCGAAGCCGTGATGTTGCCCAAGGCATGAGTAAAGGAATTAACTTTCTGTTCAATAAGAACAAAATCACCGTGCTTTCAGGAACCGGAAAATTGGTAGCTGCCGGCAAAGTAAGCGTAACCGCTGCAGACGGAACTAAAGCCGAACATATTGCCAAAAATGTGATTCTGGCAACCGGTGCCCGTTCCCGTCAACTTTCGAATTTGCCGCAGGACGGTAAAAAAATTATCGGCTACCGCGAAGCTATGAACCTGCCCAAACAACCCGAAAGTATCCTCATAGTTGGTGCCGGTGCTATAGGCGTAGAGTTTGCCTATTTCTATAACAGCATTGGAACTAAAGTAACTTTAGTTGAATTTATGCCTCGTCTTACCCCAATCGAAGACGAAGAAGTTTCGAAAGAATTAGAACGTCAGTTCAAAAAAAGCGGAATTGAAGTACTGACCGGGACCACAGCCGATTCGGTGGATACAAAAGGCGATAAATGTGTCGTTTCATTGACCGTCAAAGGAAAAGAAAGCCGGCAGATTACCTGTGATGTGGTGCTTTCTGCCGTAGGTTTATCCACCAATATCGAAAACATAGGGCTTGAAGCGCTTGGCGTGGCCACCGACAAAGGAACGGTAACCGTGAATGAATTTTACCAAACCAACGTGAAAGGCATTTTCGCCATTGGTGATATCATCAAAGGCCCTGCACTGGCACATGTTGCCTCAGCAGAAGGAATCATTTGTGTTGAACACATCGCAGGGTTGAACCCGGAACCTTTAGACTATGGCAACCTGCCCGGCTGTACTTATTGTCAGCCCGAAATTGCCTCCGTTGGATTGACAGAGCAAAAAGCCAAAGAAGCAGGGTTTGAAATAAAAGTCGGGAAATTCCCTTTTACCGCTTCGGGAAAAGCCAAAGCAGCAGGACATAGTGAGGGTTTTGTCAAACTGATTTTTGATGCCAAATATGGTGAACTCTTAGGCGCACACATGATAGGCGCTAATGTTACAGAGATGATTGCAGAAATCGTAGCCATCCGGAAACTGGAAACCACCGGACACGAACTCATCAAAACTGTTCACCCCCACCCCACTATGTCGGAAGCAGTTATGGAAGCCGCTGCCGCTGCCTATGGCGAAGTCATCCATTTATAGCAGTTTGAAAAAAACCCGTTAAGAGGATAAAACTCCGGTGAGCAGTTATGCATCAGAATAAACCAAGTTTAGCGCAGATTTTACAAAATAAAGACAAATAACAAAGTCCAATTTAATAGCAATCCGCTATATTTGCCCGACGATATTATTTCGCCACTCTAAACCTTATAAATATTGCCTGAAGTTGCCCTGTTTTAGGGCAACTTTTTATTTTTTACGGGCGTAACACTCAGTTTTAACTAACTTTGCAGCTACCCCTCAATTACAATACAGATGAAAAACTGTTTCACTGCCCTGCTCTTTTGCATATTTGGAACATTCTTCAACTTGTTATCCGGACAGGAGTTGACTGTCGAAAAAGATAAGAGCATTACCCTGAACAGCAAGGTGGAATTTTTGAGTTTTAATCCGGATGGTACAAAAATCGGAGCCGCTCTGCACAACGGAGATATTGCTATCTGGAACTTTAACACTGCCGAACCTCCTACTATCATCACCGGTGCTCATCATGGCATCATCAACCACCTCGTCTTTAGCCCGGGCGGAAAATGGATGGCTACTGCTTCAAACGATGGTACAATAAAACTATGGGAGGCAAGTACCGGTCAGTTGGTAAAAACATGGGAAAATGCTCCGCCGAATGCTTTATTTAAAGAAGCATATTTTGTTGAATTCAGCACAGATGAACAATACGTTTACTTTGGCGGTAAAAACAAAAAAATCAGACGAGGTATTACGTCCGGTCAGAGCATAGAAACAGTTGCTGTTTTTGAAGGCAATTTTGACCTGACAATCGGGCGCATTTCAAAAGACGGCAAGTTTATGGCATTTGCTAACGGGTATGCCATATCATTTCTGAACCTTCAAACCCATGAAGTTGTCCGTACTATCGAACAAAAAATTACAGACTATATCAACGACCTTGCTTTCTCGAATGATGGTAAATATCTGGCAGCCTGGTGCGAAAAAGGGTTGATACTGATTTGGGATTATCCACATGGCAATTTTATTAAAACGATTGATGCCGGAAACAAAGGATATAGTCATCTAAGTTTTTCGGACGATAACAACCAATTGGCCAGTGGAAATCTGGGACCGGTTTTTCGGATTTGGGATGTGAAAAACGGCAGCTTTAAAGAAGTGAGCGGCCATAGCACTAAGGTAAACTCCTTTGCTTTTAACCCTGTTCATCCGGAACAATTAGCCACCGGCAGTTATGACCGCACAATCTGCCTTTGGAAAATTGGTGAAAAAGAGCCTCCTCAAACACAAATATCTCCCCCTCAGGAAGAACCGGATCAACCTCCTGTTGTTGAAGCAGATACAGTTCAAACCTTTGCCGACAGGCAAATCATATCTAAAGCTAATTTTACCGTCCAATCGCCCAATGTTTCCATCAATATATGGGACGATCGTCGGGAAGATGGCGATATAATCTCCTTATTTTTTAATGGCCAACCCGTATTGGAGGAATATACTCTGGAAAACAAGGTAAAAACAATCAAACTTGTATTAGGCATCAACCGGGTCAATACCTTGGTTTTGTTTGCCCACAATTTAGGAGAGCAGCCTCCTAATACTGCTGCCATTTCTATCAATGACGGTAAACAAACCCGGCGGATTACGCTTTCTTCAGACTTTGAAGGGTCGGAAGCCATAACCCTTGAATATAAACCCGAATAATCCTTTGAATAATTCTGCACTTTTTTATCTTAACTTTGCACCCTCACTGATTTTTAACAAGCCCAATGACTTTAGCAGAATTTAGAAAGCGCTATCAATACGATGTAACCAAAGATAAATTGGGCGAGGGTGGATTTTCAAAGGTTTATAAAGCCTACGATATGCTGTTGCAAAGGCAAGTTGCCTTAAAATTTTACTTTGGCGACATCAGTGAACGATACGGGGTCATGGAAGAACTAAAAAAAGTGATGGCCTTTAAACACCCCAACTTAGTTCGCTATTACGATGCTGTCATTTTAGATGCTCCAACGATGTTTGATGAAAATGCAAAAGCACAGATTGGAGTGATAGAATATGTTAACAGCGGAGACCTGAATGATTTTTTAAAAACTTTTCCTTCCATTGAACAGTTGGGGAAAGTCGTGAGCGGCATTTTAGAAGGGTTGGATTATTTGCACAATAAAGGAATTGTTCACCGCGACATCAAACCCCAAAACATCTTACTGCATCAGGATAATGGAGAATGGATTCCAAAAATTGCCGATTTTGGATTAGCCAAACGTCTGAATACTTTAGGCGACCAATCGTCAAAACTATTGGGAACCATGGAATATATGGCTCCTGAACAGTTCGATTCTAACAAATACGGCATCAATGGCGACATTGGAACTAATGTAGATTTATGGTCATTCGGCATTATTGTTTACGAAATGTTTACCGGAGAACTTGCATTTGGCGGGCGAAGTACCGGAGCAACACATGAGCAAGTCATGTTCAACATCATGAAAAAAGAGGTCTCGGATGAAATAGATTCCATCGAAGAACCCTACCGCACAATCGTCAGAAGATGTTTGGTTAAAAAAGCAGGACAAAGAGCGGCATCTGCCAGAGAGTTGATAGATATTTTACAAGGAAACAAGGCAGTTAAATCAGATTTGCCTCCAACGCCCTCCATAAACACACTAATGGAACGCGAACTTAATATAGCAGTTAAATGTTTGTTTTTTGCTTTAAATCTCATACTAACTCCTCTTGCCGGTCTTTTGATTTATGGATTATGGCTTAATCACCCAAAAAAGAGAGCGCAGCAATCCTTGCAAATCATAAAAAACGCTTTTGCTTTGTGGTTGATCTTATTGACCGGCTTATGTTTATATCTCTATTTCAAAAGCGAAGGAATTATTTAAAGCTAACATTTAAGGTACTTTTTTGTCAGTGGCAATTTAAAAATATTGACAGCTTAATGAAATAAGAATAGCTGTTGATAGAAGTATCAGATTGCAGACACTTTTTTTTCAATTCACTACTATTTACAGAAATCACCTAACTTTACGTTTTTATTTCTGACATTTGTTTAAACCAATCCACGTAAACTGCTTCAGTGTTATTCAGCAATCGCAGACATAAACAGCAGAAACGAAAGCAATATTAAAATGAAGTTTAGAGACAGATATAAATTTGATGCGACTAAAGATTTTATCGGAAAAGGAGGCTTTTCAAAAGTTTTTCGAGCCGAAGATACGGTGCGAAACAGGACAGTAGCCCTGAAATTCTATTCGGGTATTGCATCTGACAAATACGATATCATTAATGAAATCAACCGCATGGAAGATATTGTGCATCCCAACCTTATCAGGTATTACGATGCAGACATCATTCAATCGGTCAATGCATTGGGAGAAACCGAGCAAATTCAGGTAGGTATTATCGAATATGCCAATGCCGGCGATATTGGGACTTTTTTTAAAGAGCGAAGAAGCAAAGAAACAACCCATACCATTATAGAAGGCATATTAAAAGGGCTTCAATACCTCCATGATCACAATATCGTTCACCGCGATTTAAAACCCAAAAATATTCTGCTCTCTTCGGCAAACGAAGTAATTACCGCTAAAATAGCGGACTTCGGCATCAGCAAAAAAATAGACATTGAAGATGGAGGAGCTTCCTCTCAACTATTGGGAAGTGTTGAGTATATGGCCCCGGAGCAGTTTGCACCTGTCGTTTACGGTATAAATGGCAAAATTGACACGAACGCAGATCTTTGGTCTTTTGGCATTATCCTCTACGAACTATTTGCCGGAAAACTTCCGTTTGGCAGCAGAACCAAAGGTATTACCTACGAACAAATTTTAAACAATATTCTGTTTCAGGATTTAAGCATTGATTACGAATTAGTGCCGGAACCTTACAGGTCTATGATTAAAGTTTGTTTGCTTAAACATGCCTCCAAAAGAGCGCCAAGTGCCCAGTTTTTGCTCGACATATTGTCGGGAAAACAAACATTGCCTGAAGAAAAATCAGGAGAAAAAGCAATACAAGGAGATGGCACCAAAACAACTATTCTTCCTGTAAATCCCGATTTGAATAAAAATGTGGACAACAGCGAAGATGTGGCCAAACTTATCAATGAAAAATCTACTCAACTTTTCGAAGGGGTTAATGACATCATTAAAACTCCTGAAGAGCCCAAGCCCGATAAACGGGAACCGGTAAAGGGCAACCCAAATTTTATAAAAAACGAGATAAAAGTTGGAAAGGATTTGTTTAAACTGCATAACTACGTCGAAAGCTTTAAAATTTTAGACAAATACCGCTTCAACCCGGAATTTGATACAGAAGCCAAGTTTTTTCTCGGATTTATGTATTATAACGGAAAGTGTGGCGGCGCTCACGACCCGGTCAAAGGGCGCAAACTGATGAATGAAGCCAAGTCTGAAAACCATTCTTTGGTTTTGGAGTTAATGGTAAAGTATATTTTAGTCCGTTAAATCTTACGTCATGCGATTACAATTGATGTCCTTTTTGATAGTGTTTGCTGTTAGTGGTTTTTCATCTGTTAAAGCTCAAATGCCATACACTAAATTCTGGATTGGTTTTAGTGATAAATCTTCAACTCCTTTTTCGATTAGTCAGCCTGAAACTTTTCTTTCTGCAAAAGCCATTGAGCGACGCACGATGTACAGTATTCCTGTGGTCGCCAACGACCTGCCTGTTGATCCGGTTTATGTTCAGCAAGTAAAAGACCTTGGGGCAACTGTTCTTTACTCTTCAAAATGGATGAATGGTGTTGTAATTACCGTTCCTGATTCTGCCACCCTGCTTTCAGTTCAGGCTTTGCCTTTTGTCATTAATTCGAGAGGAGTTGCCAGGACTATGCCTAAAGGAGCAAAAATCACTCCCAAATACAACAATAGTTTTACGGCGGGTAAAAACGAAACCGAGCAAATCACGGGCAGCGATGAATATTATGGAGAAGCTTTTCACCAGTTGCACATGTTGAACGGTGATTATTTACATACCCAGGGCTATAAAGGTGAAGGTATGGTGATTGGAATCATGGATGCAGGATTTACCAATGCAAATCAAATGGAAGTGTTTGAATCGCATTTTCAAAACGGCAGAATTTTAGGACATAAAGACTTTGTTGCGGGGGGCGATAGTGTATTCAATTACAGCTCTCATGGAACCCATGTTTTCTCAATTTCCGGTGGAAACCTGCCCGGCACTTATGTCGGAGCTGCCCCTGAAGCCTCGTTTTGGCTATTTCGTACCGAAGATGCACCAACAGAAACCTCTATTGAGGAATATAACTGGGTGGC
This is a stretch of genomic DNA from Sphingobacteriales bacterium. It encodes these proteins:
- a CDS encoding VWA domain-containing protein, with amino-acid sequence MQKLLFFILFLFLIVSTNAQEQTSPILFIYDASGSMWGQMDGKTKKEIASDVLASTIGNLPENQNIGLIAYGHRKKSDCDDIEFIVDLSNSSKTKVVSAVKGINPTGKTPLSRSASMAINFLKDNNTKATIILITDGIESCDGDICKVVTDAIAEGINFKLHIVGFGLKDGEKDQIKCAAKEGKGNYYDATDATGLGDVLTEATVQTVDKPDPNFTVYAIKNSQPVDAWVKLKNMASKKEVMGSRTYRDTARVYLPPGDYEAEIKPLEHSDIPAITIVVTIKEGESKHQDVSFDGGTLEVSTTNNGEPWDAMVSMYEKNTGKVAANTRTYGKTKQMEVPAGKYKITYQALNMEGIEIYTEVDNVEIKGNAINSVSHDFKSGIAMIGVKSKSGELIDATVNFFEKTTGKNVAGARTYTSKSSNPKKFILSPGTYTVKIVTLGAHKGNSDTFSITVKEGETVEKIMTY
- the lpdA gene encoding dihydrolipoyl dehydrogenase, whose product is MATYDLIVIGSGPGGYVAAIRAAQLGMNVAVVERESLGGICLNWGCIPTKALLKSAQVFEYIKHADSFGISLSGATPDFKKMITRSRDVAQGMSKGINFLFNKNKITVLSGTGKLVAAGKVSVTAADGTKAEHIAKNVILATGARSRQLSNLPQDGKKIIGYREAMNLPKQPESILIVGAGAIGVEFAYFYNSIGTKVTLVEFMPRLTPIEDEEVSKELERQFKKSGIEVLTGTTADSVDTKGDKCVVSLTVKGKESRQITCDVVLSAVGLSTNIENIGLEALGVATDKGTVTVNEFYQTNVKGIFAIGDIIKGPALAHVASAEGIICVEHIAGLNPEPLDYGNLPGCTYCQPEIASVGLTEQKAKEAGFEIKVGKFPFTASGKAKAAGHSEGFVKLIFDAKYGELLGAHMIGANVTEMIAEIVAIRKLETTGHELIKTVHPHPTMSEAVMEAAAAAYGEVIHL
- a CDS encoding serine/threonine protein kinase; the encoded protein is MTLAEFRKRYQYDVTKDKLGEGGFSKVYKAYDMLLQRQVALKFYFGDISERYGVMEELKKVMAFKHPNLVRYYDAVILDAPTMFDENAKAQIGVIEYVNSGDLNDFLKTFPSIEQLGKVVSGILEGLDYLHNKGIVHRDIKPQNILLHQDNGEWIPKIADFGLAKRLNTLGDQSSKLLGTMEYMAPEQFDSNKYGINGDIGTNVDLWSFGIIVYEMFTGELAFGGRSTGATHEQVMFNIMKKEVSDEIDSIEEPYRTIVRRCLVKKAGQRAASARELIDILQGNKAVKSDLPPTPSINTLMERELNIAVKCLFFALNLILTPLAGLLIYGLWLNHPKKRAQQSLQIIKNAFALWLILLTGLCLYLYFKSEGII
- a CDS encoding serine/threonine-protein kinase, yielding MKFRDRYKFDATKDFIGKGGFSKVFRAEDTVRNRTVALKFYSGIASDKYDIINEINRMEDIVHPNLIRYYDADIIQSVNALGETEQIQVGIIEYANAGDIGTFFKERRSKETTHTIIEGILKGLQYLHDHNIVHRDLKPKNILLSSANEVITAKIADFGISKKIDIEDGGASSQLLGSVEYMAPEQFAPVVYGINGKIDTNADLWSFGIILYELFAGKLPFGSRTKGITYEQILNNILFQDLSIDYELVPEPYRSMIKVCLLKHASKRAPSAQFLLDILSGKQTLPEEKSGEKAIQGDGTKTTILPVNPDLNKNVDNSEDVAKLINEKSTQLFEGVNDIIKTPEEPKPDKREPVKGNPNFIKNEIKVGKDLFKLHNYVESFKILDKYRFNPEFDTEAKFFLGFMYYNGKCGGAHDPVKGRKLMNEAKSENHSLVLELMVKYILVR